Proteins encoded in a region of the Wenzhouxiangella sp. XN201 genome:
- a CDS encoding class I SAM-dependent methyltransferase, whose translation MSRAPGKKSSMADRADRHELYEASVQDPDSELEFVAETFEALTGRPPELIREDFCGTANTACHWVAAGPAHRAIAIDLDPEVLDWGRAHHFAALSADAKSRIELIEGDVMTTTSEPVDALLAMNFSYYLFTTREKLRRYFERARASLAEDGVLFLDSFGGYEAHRELEERTEYDDFTYVWDQASFDPITHAMTCQIHFEFPDGSEIRRAFEYHWRLWTLPEIQELLREAGFAEVTVYWEGTDEDTEEGNGIYEPADSGDADAGWICYIVARG comes from the coding sequence ATGTCGCGTGCACCCGGCAAGAAATCATCCATGGCCGATCGGGCCGATCGGCACGAACTCTACGAGGCCAGCGTGCAGGATCCGGACAGCGAACTCGAGTTCGTCGCCGAAACCTTCGAGGCCTTGACCGGCCGGCCGCCCGAACTGATCCGGGAAGACTTCTGCGGCACGGCCAATACAGCCTGTCACTGGGTTGCGGCCGGGCCGGCGCATCGTGCCATTGCGATTGACCTCGATCCCGAGGTCCTCGACTGGGGCAGGGCGCATCACTTCGCCGCGCTGTCGGCCGATGCGAAATCGCGCATCGAGCTGATCGAGGGTGACGTGATGACGACCACGTCAGAGCCGGTCGACGCGCTGCTCGCGATGAACTTCAGTTATTACCTCTTTACCACCCGCGAAAAGCTGCGCCGCTATTTCGAGCGGGCACGGGCTTCGTTGGCCGAAGACGGCGTGCTTTTTCTCGATTCTTTCGGCGGTTACGAGGCACATCGCGAGCTCGAGGAGCGCACCGAGTACGACGATTTCACCTACGTCTGGGATCAGGCCAGCTTCGATCCGATCACCCATGCCATGACCTGCCAGATCCACTTCGAATTTCCGGATGGTTCGGAAATTCGGCGGGCTTTCGAATACCACTGGCGGTTGTGGACGCTTCCGGAAATCCAGGAGCTGCTACGCGAGGCCGGATTTGCCGAAGTGACCGTCTACTGGGAGGGCACGGACGAGGATACCGAAGAGGGAAATGGAATCTACGAACCGGCCGACAGCGGCGATGCCGATGCCGGCTGGATCTGCTATATCGTGGCCCGCGGCTAA
- a CDS encoding PhnD/SsuA/transferrin family substrate-binding protein, whose translation MNTSKRLIACILILLLATVACAQDDSNSQDEDAPEEVVEMLSQSEPEAPDESDADARDEVADEAQSGSEDGSTETQQPTDEQDAVAEDGDTDAQLPTEEQQVATEEADTEAQQPADELQAAAEEGETEAQQPADDQQVTAEDGETEVQQPADEQAADEQQAAAEPAETTDAPAATESAAETFVFQGHPIFTPDQAELVYQPLVDYLNDVLPYRFELDTPPDYHRYWLSARRGENPHLVLEEPHLVSYRMARHDYTPLVRAEEPITYSLLTSVGNEDSSVQDFIGQRVSSMPAPSLGYLILANWFDNPMQQPMIQSNASSWLDAVEIVFSMEADAAIVPHNLVSRYVNMQNVLTSQEFPGVTIAASAAVPEDIQEEIRDVLLDLHENEEHFAALNELDIDQFISADPSNYEGLDEWLSLVYSIF comes from the coding sequence ATGAACACTTCAAAAAGGTTGATCGCTTGCATTCTGATTCTGTTGCTGGCCACGGTGGCCTGCGCGCAGGACGATTCGAACTCGCAAGACGAAGACGCGCCCGAAGAAGTGGTCGAAATGCTCTCCCAATCCGAGCCTGAAGCGCCCGATGAGAGCGACGCAGATGCCCGGGACGAGGTAGCCGACGAAGCGCAGTCGGGCTCCGAAGACGGCAGCACCGAGACGCAGCAGCCTACCGATGAGCAGGACGCAGTAGCCGAAGATGGCGATACGGATGCGCAACTGCCAACCGAGGAGCAGCAGGTCGCGACCGAAGAAGCCGATACCGAAGCACAGCAGCCGGCCGATGAACTACAGGCCGCTGCCGAAGAGGGCGAGACCGAAGCACAGCAGCCGGCCGATGATCAGCAGGTCACTGCCGAAGATGGCGAGACCGAAGTGCAGCAGCCGGCTGATGAACAGGCTGCTGATGAACAGCAGGCCGCCGCCGAGCCGGCCGAAACCACCGATGCACCGGCCGCGACCGAATCCGCAGCAGAAACATTCGTCTTCCAGGGCCACCCCATCTTCACTCCGGATCAGGCCGAGCTGGTTTACCAACCACTGGTGGACTACCTCAACGATGTCCTGCCGTATCGCTTCGAACTCGACACACCGCCGGACTATCATCGCTACTGGCTGAGCGCCCGACGCGGCGAGAACCCGCACCTGGTCCTGGAGGAGCCGCACCTGGTGTCCTACCGAATGGCGCGGCATGATTACACGCCGCTGGTTCGGGCCGAAGAACCCATCACCTACTCACTGCTGACATCTGTCGGTAACGAAGACTCGAGCGTGCAGGACTTTATCGGCCAACGTGTCTCGAGCATGCCCGCCCCGAGTCTTGGCTACCTGATCCTCGCCAACTGGTTCGACAACCCGATGCAGCAGCCGATGATCCAGTCCAACGCCAGTTCCTGGCTGGACGCCGTTGAGATCGTGTTCTCGATGGAAGCCGACGCCGCCATCGTTCCGCACAACCTGGTCTCACGCTACGTCAACATGCAGAACGTACTGACTTCGCAGGAATTTCCCGGCGTGACGATCGCGGCCAGTGCCGCGGTGCCCGAGGACATTCAGGAAGAGATTCGCGACGTCCTGCTCGATTTGCACGAAAACGAAGAACATTTCGCGGCGCTCAATGAGCTCGATATCGACCAGTTCATCAGTGCCGATCCCTCGAACTACGAAGGTCTGGACGAGTGGCTGTCCCTGGTCTATTCGATTTTCTGA
- a CDS encoding folate-binding protein YgfZ, with translation MQFRLDDFRCLTMAGPDARAFAQAQFTVSVDDLVPERWSPLAWCDPKGRVLAFMMARSGEDSVELVLPAVQAEDIRKRLTMYTIGRQVTLAESQPVAGSFDADDSLPAFDNDPPRYLGLNPDAPAAADSVARWRQLDLCRGLPWLDAGTSGRHLPQWLGLETLGGLSYSKGCYPGQEVVARVHYRGSVKYGLCGLQLTGEAARVEPHADIRDETGERIGHWLRGPDTNATTIGLGVIRTGLIEDAVVFVGEDGLPARVTAPKSLC, from the coding sequence ATGCAGTTTCGGCTTGATGATTTCCGCTGCCTGACGATGGCGGGGCCCGATGCCCGCGCCTTCGCCCAGGCTCAGTTTACCGTCTCGGTCGACGATCTGGTGCCCGAGCGCTGGTCGCCACTGGCCTGGTGCGATCCCAAAGGTCGCGTTCTGGCCTTCATGATGGCCCGCAGCGGTGAAGACAGTGTCGAGTTGGTATTGCCCGCAGTTCAGGCAGAGGACATCCGCAAGCGGTTGACGATGTATACCATCGGCCGCCAGGTCACGCTGGCAGAATCGCAACCGGTGGCCGGAAGTTTCGATGCGGACGATTCGCTGCCGGCTTTCGACAACGATCCGCCCCGATATCTCGGACTGAACCCCGATGCGCCTGCGGCGGCCGATTCGGTGGCGCGCTGGCGACAGCTTGATCTCTGCCGCGGCCTGCCCTGGCTCGATGCCGGCACCAGCGGTCGGCACCTGCCGCAGTGGCTCGGCCTTGAGACACTGGGCGGCCTCAGTTACTCAAAAGGCTGCTATCCAGGCCAGGAAGTCGTCGCCCGAGTGCATTACCGCGGCAGCGTCAAGTACGGCCTTTGTGGACTGCAGTTGACGGGTGAAGCTGCGCGGGTTGAGCCGCATGCCGATATCCGGGACGAAACCGGTGAAAGAATCGGTCACTGGCTGCGCGGCCCGGATACGAACGCAACGACTATTGGCCTGGGGGTGATTCGCACCGGCCTGATCGAGGATGCCGTGGTCTTCGTCGGTGAGGATGGCCTCCCCGCCCGAGTGACGGCGCCGAAATCGCTGTGCTAA
- a CDS encoding DUF1674 domain-containing protein has translation MNGYNSTSSGGNPDRAPSAESARPADKTGQERNRAAECGERPSKEFGGRRKGLEPTRYGDWEKDGRCIDF, from the coding sequence ATGAACGGGTACAATTCTACATCGTCAGGCGGCAACCCGGATCGTGCACCCTCGGCCGAATCCGCGCGGCCCGCCGACAAAACGGGTCAGGAGCGAAACCGGGCAGCCGAATGCGGCGAGCGTCCGTCAAAGGAATTCGGCGGTCGCAGGAAAGGCCTGGAGCCGACCCGCTATGGTGACTGGGAAAAAGACGGTCGCTGCATCGATTTCTGA
- the sdhC gene encoding succinate dehydrogenase, cytochrome b556 subunit produces the protein MVTDNRPLSPHLQVYRPQLTSVTSILHRFSGLLLSLGMVMVVVWLLALANGAQAFESVNAWLASPLGLILLVVWTVALFYHLLNGIRHLLWDAGWLLELKGAYASGWTVLVLTVVLSAIVWGGLL, from the coding sequence ATGGTGACGGACAACCGACCCCTCTCACCCCACCTGCAGGTGTATCGACCGCAACTGACGTCGGTCACATCCATACTCCATCGCTTTTCCGGTCTGCTTCTCAGCCTGGGCATGGTCATGGTCGTGGTCTGGCTGCTTGCACTGGCGAACGGCGCGCAGGCCTTTGAATCGGTCAACGCCTGGCTGGCGAGTCCGCTCGGGCTCATCCTGCTGGTCGTCTGGACCGTGGCCCTGTTCTACCATCTGCTCAACGGTATTCGTCATCTGTTGTGGGACGCTGGCTGGCTGCTCGAACTCAAGGGCGCCTATGCTTCCGGCTGGACCGTGCTGGTCTTGACCGTTGTGCTTTCCGCCATTGTCTGGGGTGGCCTGCTATGA